A single genomic interval of Cucumis sativus cultivar 9930 chromosome 5, Cucumber_9930_V3, whole genome shotgun sequence harbors:
- the LOC101213512 gene encoding glucan endo-1,3-beta-glucosidase 2, producing the protein MDYQMHFSFLLFIFSLLFLLLQATPEDVFVGVNIGTELSVMPHPTQVAALLKAQQIRHVRLYDADGGMLMALANTGIQVMVTIPNEQILGIGQSNSTAANWVNRNVLAHYPATNITAISVGSDVLTTLPNAAKILVNALKYIHSALVASNLDHQIKVSTPLSSSIILDSFPPSQAFFNASLDPVIVPLLGFLQSTNSFLMLNVYPYYDYMQSDGFILLDYALLKPLPSNKEAVDSNTLLRYTNVFDAMIDAAYFAMASLNFTNIPIVVSETGWPSKGGSNEPDATLENANTYNSNLIRHVLNKTGTPKHPGIAISTYIYELYNEDLKPGPISEKNWGLFDANGKPVYILRLTGSGLVLANDTTNQTYCAAKEGVDPRMLQAALDWACGPGRVDCSALLQGQPCYEPDNVMAHATYAFNTYYLQMGKGSGSCDFNGVAAVTTTNPSHGSCSFSGSVGRNGTMANITAPSMNSTNTDSSATAFEYNILSCAVMMVGALLGSSIWL; encoded by the exons ATGGACTATCAAAtgcatttttcatttctcctcttcattttctctcttctgtTTCTCCTCTTGCAAGCCACCCCTGAAG ATGTATTTGTCGGTGTGAATATAGGAACTGAGCTCTCGGTTATGCCCCATCCAACACAAGTAGCAGCCCTCTTGAAAGCCCAACAAATTCGACATGTTCGGTTATACGATGCTGATGGTGGAATGCTGATGGCCCTTGCAAACACAGGCATCCAAGTTATGGTCACTATCCCTAATGAGCAGATTCTGGGGATTGGACAGTCTAACTCCACTGCAGCTAACTGGGTTAATCGCAATGTCTTAGCACATTACCCAGCTACTAATATCACAGCCATTTCTGTTGGTTCTGACGTTCTTACAACACTTCCTAATGCAGCTAAAATCCTTGTCAATGCCCTCAAATACATTCATTCTGCACTTGTAGCATCTAACCTTGATCACCAGATCAAGGTCTCTACGCCTCTTTCTTCTTCGATTATCCTCGATTCGTTTCCGCCTTCGCAAGCCTTCTTCAATGCATCTCTGGACCCTGTAATAGTCCCACTGCTTGGTTTCTTGCAGTCTACTAACTCCTTCCTTATGCTCAATGTGTATCCCTACTATGACTATATGCAATCTGAcggttttattttgttggattaTGCACTCTTAAAGCCTCTCCCTTCAAACAAAGAAGCTGTCGATTCCAACACGCTTCTTCGATACACCAATGTTTTCGATGCTATGATTGATGCAGCTTACTTTGCCATGGCTTCTCTAAATTTCACAAACATACCCATTGTAGTTTCAGAAACAGGCTGGCCATCAAAAGGTGGCTCTAACGAGCCAGATGCAACCTTGGAGAATGCAAACACTTACAATAGTAATTTAATCAGGCACGTGCTGAACAAAACTGGAACTCCTAAACATCCAGGGATTGCTATTAGTACTTACATTTATGAGCTCTATAATGAGGACTTGAAACCTGGGCCTATCTCTGAGAAGAACTGGGGATTGTTTGATGCAAATGGAAAGCCTGTATACATTCTGCGCTTGACAGGATCGGGACTTGTGTTAGCAAATGATACCACAAATCAAACGTACTGTGCTGCAAAGGAGGGTGTAGACCCAAGGATGCTGCAGGCTGCCTTAGATTGGGCATGTGGACCTGGCAGGGTGGATTGTTCAGCTTTGCTTCAAGGGCAGCCATGCTACGAACCCGACAATGTGATGGCTCATGCAACATACGCTTTCAATACTTATTATCTTCAAATGGGGAAAGGGTCAGGTTCATGTGACTTCAATGGTGTGGCTGCAGTTACAACCACTAACCCAA GTCATGGATCCTGCTCATTTTCAGGAAG TGTTGGGAGGAATGGAACGATGGCAAACATCACAGCCCCATCAATGAACTCCACAAATACAGATTCTTCTGCCACTGCTTTTGAGTATAATATTTTGAGTTGTGCAGTGATGATGGTTGGAGCGCTGCTTGGGAGTTCCATTTGGTTGTAG